Proteins encoded in a region of the Pirellulales bacterium genome:
- the fliP gene encoding flagellar type III secretion system pore protein FliP (The bacterial flagellar biogenesis protein FliP forms a type III secretion system (T3SS)-type pore required for flagellar assembly.): MIGLSVVRPATAQEKSNLPAKLELPAGLAGGPEQWTSPEGLSSALQVMLLLTVISLAPSILLMTTCFVRILVVFGLLRQALGTQQLPPSQVLTSISLFLTLLVMTPVWKQVYDRAVVPYSQRQISLEQAWNAGIQPIRRFMAEQIQRTKNEADIRLFFRYMPEGTPEWTDYNDVPLQALLPAYMLSELKTAFLIGFQIYLPFMILDIVIASVTISMGMLMLPPVLISLPFKLLLFVLLDGWHLVVEMLLQSFQPFT, from the coding sequence ATGATCGGACTGAGCGTTGTCCGTCCCGCGACGGCGCAGGAGAAATCAAATCTGCCTGCCAAGCTCGAGCTGCCGGCGGGCTTGGCTGGCGGGCCGGAACAATGGACAAGCCCCGAAGGGCTTAGCTCGGCATTGCAGGTGATGCTGCTTCTGACCGTGATCAGCCTCGCCCCGTCGATCTTGCTGATGACGACCTGCTTCGTGCGGATTCTCGTTGTCTTCGGACTCTTGCGCCAGGCGCTGGGAACTCAGCAATTGCCGCCGAGTCAGGTGCTCACTTCGATCTCGCTATTTCTCACGCTGCTGGTGATGACGCCAGTCTGGAAGCAGGTCTACGACCGGGCGGTCGTGCCCTATAGCCAGCGGCAAATCTCGCTCGAGCAAGCCTGGAATGCCGGGATTCAGCCGATCCGCCGGTTCATGGCCGAGCAGATTCAGCGCACGAAGAACGAAGCGGACATCCGGCTCTTCTTTCGCTACATGCCCGAGGGAACGCCGGAGTGGACCGACTACAACGACGTTCCGCTGCAAGCCCTGCTGCCGGCCTACATGCTGAGCGAGTTGAAGACGGCGTTCTTGATCGGCTTCCAGATTTACTTGCCGTTCATGATTCTCGATATCGTGATCGCCAGCGTCACCATCTCGATGGGGATGCTGATGCTTCCGCCGGTGTTGATTTCGCTCCCCTTCAAGCTGCTCCTATTCGTCTTGCTCGACGGCTGGCATCTGGTCGTCGAAATGCTCCTGCAAAGCTTTCAGCCGTTCACATAG
- a CDS encoding flagellar biosynthetic protein FliO, whose translation MAQWIGLTIGAACVALMAASCMAAPASDRVEQTTYQIPGDPRSAIDNPPRASHSAMANRGESMPINLSRDSAAADKSAAPGARREMPATPSSAPALVSMLGSLAIVSGLFFGLIWFMRRGMPKGTRLVSSEVVEVLGRAPLGGRQQVHVVRFGNKLLLVSLSPGGAETLSEITEPVEVDRLAGICQQSHSNSATNAFRQVFRQFSDDRSAGGFRGGSSKSGGDSMPRKAVVPKVMEDDDV comes from the coding sequence ATGGCTCAATGGATTGGGCTGACGATTGGAGCGGCTTGCGTGGCACTCATGGCCGCGTCCTGCATGGCCGCGCCGGCGTCGGACCGGGTCGAGCAGACGACCTATCAGATCCCCGGCGATCCGCGCTCCGCGATCGACAATCCGCCGCGAGCTTCTCATAGCGCGATGGCAAACCGCGGCGAATCGATGCCCATCAACTTGTCGCGCGACAGCGCCGCGGCCGACAAGAGCGCGGCCCCCGGCGCGCGGAGGGAGATGCCGGCGACCCCCAGCTCGGCGCCGGCCCTGGTTAGCATGCTCGGCAGCCTGGCAATTGTGTCGGGGCTGTTCTTCGGGCTGATCTGGTTCATGCGCCGCGGGATGCCGAAAGGAACGCGGCTGGTTTCGAGCGAAGTCGTCGAAGTCCTCGGCCGCGCGCCGCTGGGCGGCCGGCAGCAAGTGCACGTGGTGCGGTTCGGCAATAAGCTGTTGCTCGTTTCGCTGTCTCCCGGCGGCGCGGAGACGCTTTCCGAGATCACCGAACCCGTGGAAGTGGACCGCCTGGCGGGCATTTGCCAGCAGTCGCACTCGAATTCGGCGACCAACGCCTTCCGCCAGGTTTTCCGGCAATTCAGCGACGATCGATCGGCCGGCGGATTCCGCGGCGGTTCGAGCAAATCCGGCGGCGACTCGATGCCGCGCAAGGCAGTCGTTCCCAAGGTGATGGAGGACGACGATGTCTAA
- the fliN gene encoding flagellar motor switch protein FliN → WIPMADGPELVGQDEVADLLKQAKEASPARPDAKPQAAEAPGPMLGQGEIEALLKQNAGRAAPVEGKGAAGGGLPLASPPGVFPPQPAGSEPVRAEAPGNIAAGDIDFLITQAEQALASINAPEKSDPPPGVTPFRLIDFSGAPASTDSATLELIRDVELDLKIELGRTQMYLEDVLKLSKGAVVPLDKLAGDPVDIYVNGRLIARGEVLILNDNFCVRIAELVAGENPTSA, encoded by the coding sequence ATGGATTCCCATGGCCGATGGACCCGAACTCGTCGGGCAGGACGAAGTTGCCGACTTGCTCAAGCAGGCGAAGGAAGCTTCGCCTGCCCGGCCCGATGCGAAGCCCCAGGCGGCGGAAGCTCCCGGCCCAATGCTCGGGCAAGGCGAGATCGAAGCCCTGCTGAAGCAGAACGCCGGTCGAGCTGCCCCCGTGGAGGGAAAAGGCGCCGCGGGCGGCGGCCTACCGCTTGCATCTCCTCCCGGTGTGTTCCCACCTCAGCCGGCCGGAAGCGAACCGGTTCGCGCCGAAGCGCCCGGCAACATCGCGGCGGGTGACATCGATTTTTTGATCACTCAGGCCGAGCAGGCGCTGGCTTCGATCAACGCGCCCGAAAAGAGCGATCCGCCTCCTGGCGTCACGCCGTTTCGGCTGATCGATTTTTCCGGCGCGCCGGCTTCGACCGACAGCGCCACGCTCGAGCTGATTCGCGACGTCGAATTGGATTTGAAAATCGAGTTGGGTCGCACGCAGATGTATCTGGAAGACGTGCTGAAGCTCAGCAAAGGAGCGGTCGTGCCGCTCGACAAATTGGCCGGCGATCCCGTGGATATTTACGTCAACGGGCGGCTTATTGCCCGCGGGGAAGTATTGATCCTGAACGACAATTTTTGTGTTCGGATCGCGGAGTTGGTGGCGGGAGAGAACCCGACGTCGGCGTGA
- a CDS encoding flagellar biosynthetic protein FliR, translated as MPWLEGFYLTPFLIFTFVLARVSGLVMTAPTFTGTYVPMQVRAFLAIGIALILMPTQLRAPLDAPGNLSDYAILLAGELLIGVVLGMGIATLAAGLQLAGQVIAQMSGMALADVLNPGSDNEVPIFASMLYMVGLAVFVVIGGHRALIDALMGTFAAIPIGHGAAVGSLGETVSTLMAESFALGLRAAAPAMVALLLATLVLGLIGRTLPQLNVLVLGFGINSLITLAALFVSVGAVAWLFQEYFDPALKTLLDGLTRTG; from the coding sequence ATGCCTTGGCTCGAAGGATTCTACCTGACGCCGTTTCTGATCTTCACCTTCGTGCTCGCGCGGGTCAGCGGGCTGGTGATGACCGCGCCGACTTTCACCGGCACCTACGTGCCGATGCAGGTCCGCGCGTTCCTGGCGATCGGCATCGCGCTGATCTTGATGCCGACGCAATTGCGCGCGCCGCTTGACGCTCCGGGCAATCTCTCCGACTACGCCATTCTGTTAGCTGGGGAACTGTTGATCGGCGTGGTTCTCGGCATGGGAATCGCCACCTTGGCCGCCGGCTTGCAATTGGCTGGACAGGTGATCGCGCAGATGAGCGGCATGGCCCTGGCCGACGTGCTGAATCCGGGAAGCGACAACGAAGTGCCTATCTTCGCCAGCATGCTCTATATGGTCGGGTTGGCGGTGTTCGTCGTGATCGGCGGACATCGCGCGCTCATCGACGCGCTGATGGGCACATTCGCCGCGATTCCGATCGGGCATGGCGCCGCCGTTGGATCGCTCGGCGAAACCGTTTCGACCCTGATGGCGGAGAGCTTTGCGCTGGGTCTCCGTGCCGCCGCTCCGGCGATGGTCGCGCTGCTCTTGGCCACGCTCGTGCTCGGACTAATTGGTCGCACGCTGCCGCAGCTCAACGTTTTAGTGCTCGGCTTCGGAATCAATTCGCTGATTACGCTCGCGGCGTTGTTCGTTTCCGTCGGCGCGGTCGCGTGGCTGTTTCAAGAATACTTCGATCCCGCACTCAAGACCTTGCTCGACGGCCTGACGCGCACTGGTTGA
- the fliQ gene encoding flagellar biosynthesis protein FliQ: MNSKDSVDFIVELMRQAMVTTLWLAAPALVAGMVVGLLIGLLQAVTQIQEQAVAFVPKLIITVLVLALTLPWLIGQMLQYSHDLITSIPGNL; encoded by the coding sequence ATGAATTCCAAGGATTCCGTCGATTTCATTGTCGAGCTGATGCGGCAGGCGATGGTCACCACGCTGTGGCTGGCGGCGCCCGCATTGGTGGCCGGAATGGTCGTCGGCTTGCTGATCGGCTTGTTGCAGGCAGTCACGCAGATTCAAGAGCAAGCGGTTGCGTTCGTGCCCAAGCTGATTATCACGGTCTTGGTGCTGGCGCTGACGCTCCCGTGGCTGATCGGCCAAATGCTCCAATATTCGCACGACTTGATTACGAGCATTCCGGGGAACTTGTAG